One stretch of Meriones unguiculatus strain TT.TT164.6M chromosome 7, Bangor_MerUng_6.1, whole genome shotgun sequence DNA includes these proteins:
- the Fam117a gene encoding protein FAM117A isoform X2, with protein MHKRSASWGSTDHRKEITKLKQQLQRTKLSRSGKEKERSSPVQGDHAVRGAVRASLPSFPPGSPVLRLSPCLHRSLEGLNQELEEVFVKEQGEEELLRILEVPDGHRAPAPPQSSSCDHPLLLLESGNLTSSPSIPLASPQPPGQASREEHRDATEELTAIPSNKASSPGRPAFPEDSSPSPVLAFAASPRPNHSYVFKREPPEGCERVRVFEEATSPGPDLAFLTSCPDKNKVHFNPTGSAFCPVNLIKPLFPSMGFIFRNCPSSPGSPLPPSSPRAPPRKDPEASKASSLPFEPWQRTPPSEESVLFQSSLVV; from the exons ATGCACAAGCGATCAGCATCATGGGGCAGCACGGACCACCGAAAAGAG ATCACCAAGCTGAAGCAGCAGCTGCAGAGGACGAAGCTGAGCCGCAGCGGGAAGGAGAAGGAGCGGAGCTCCCCTGTCCAAGGGGACCATGCTGTACGGGGAGCAGTGAGG GCATCCCTTCCCAGCTTCCCCCCAGGATCCCCTGTGCTGCGACTCAGCCCTTGCCTACACAGAAGCCTGGAGGGGCTCAATCAGGAGCTGGAGGAGGTGTTTGTGAAGGAGCAGGGTGAAGAGGAGCTGCTGAGG ATCCTTGAGGTCCCTGATGGGCACCGTGCCCCAGCTCCTCCACAGAGTAGCAGCTGTGAccatcccctcctcctcctggagtCAGGCAACCTGACCAGCTCTCCCTCCATTCCGCTGGCATCCCCCCAGCCTCCTGGCCAGGCCAGCCGTGAGGAGCACCGCGATGCCACTGAGGAGCTTACAGCCATCCCCAGTAATAAAG CCTCCTCTCCAGGCCGCCCAGCCTTCCCAGAAGATAGCAGCCCATCTCCAGTCCTTGCCTTCGCTGCCTCCCCTCGGCCCAATCACAGCTATGTCTTCAAACGGGAGCCCCCGGAAGGCTGTGAGAGAGTGCGTGTATTTGAGGAGGCCAC gTCCCCAGGTCCTGACTTGGCCTTCTTGACTTCCTGTCCTGACAAGAACAAAGTCCATTTCAACCCGACTGGCTCTGCCTTCTGCCCTGTCAACTTGATCAAGCCCCTTTTCCCCAGCATGGGCTTCATCTTCCGTAACTGCCCTTCCAGCCCTGgctccccccttcccccctccaGCCCCAGGGCACCACCTCGGAAGGATCCAGAAGCTTCTAAGGCCTCCTCACTGCCATTCGAACCATGGCAGCGCACCCCACCGTCAGAAGAGTCTGTGCTTTTCCAGAGCTCCTTGGTAGTCTGA